From Haloglomus litoreum, the proteins below share one genomic window:
- a CDS encoding inorganic phosphate transporter — protein sequence MVGTATLVTLVIASLASLFMAWSIGAGSSGSTPFAPAVGANAISVMRAGFIVGILGLLGAILQGANVTEAVGKELVVGVTLSPVAATVGLLVAATLVAIGVFAGYPIATAFTVTGAVVGAGLAMGGDPAWAKYQEIATLWVLVPFVGGGIAYGTAVTLRDERVSERVAVPLLAAVVGLILANVGFVLLGPAGEAYSIAETIAAEFSGPPLAIRAAVSIVLAAIVALALWRDLVRDEAAGQRHFLLVLGGLVAFSAGGSQVGLALGPLLPLLDDTSLVLPLTGLLLAGGLGLLAGSWTGAPRMIKALSQDYSALGPRRSIAALIPSFAIAQTAVFFGIPVSFNEIIVSAIIGSGYAAGGAGVSREKMVKTVLAWVGSLVLAFTVSYGMFVLVDAVL from the coding sequence ATGGTCGGTACCGCGACGCTGGTGACACTCGTGATCGCGAGCCTGGCGAGCCTGTTCATGGCCTGGTCCATCGGTGCCGGTTCCTCGGGCTCGACTCCCTTCGCGCCCGCGGTGGGTGCGAACGCCATCAGCGTGATGCGGGCCGGGTTCATCGTCGGCATCCTCGGGTTGCTGGGGGCCATCCTGCAGGGTGCCAACGTGACCGAGGCGGTCGGGAAGGAGCTGGTCGTCGGGGTCACGCTCTCGCCGGTCGCCGCCACCGTGGGCCTGCTGGTGGCCGCGACCCTCGTCGCCATCGGCGTCTTCGCGGGCTACCCCATCGCCACCGCGTTCACCGTCACGGGGGCCGTCGTGGGTGCGGGGCTGGCGATGGGTGGTGACCCGGCGTGGGCGAAGTACCAGGAGATCGCGACCCTCTGGGTGCTCGTCCCCTTCGTCGGCGGCGGTATCGCCTACGGAACCGCGGTGACGCTGCGTGACGAGCGCGTCTCCGAGCGGGTGGCGGTCCCGCTGCTCGCGGCGGTCGTCGGCCTCATCCTGGCCAACGTCGGCTTCGTCCTCCTGGGGCCGGCGGGCGAGGCCTACTCCATCGCGGAGACCATCGCCGCCGAGTTCTCGGGCCCGCCACTCGCCATCCGGGCCGCGGTCTCGATTGTCCTCGCGGCCATCGTCGCGCTGGCCCTCTGGCGGGACCTCGTCCGCGACGAGGCCGCCGGCCAGCGCCACTTCCTGCTCGTCCTCGGTGGCCTCGTCGCCTTCTCCGCCGGCGGCTCGCAGGTCGGCCTCGCGCTCGGCCCGCTGCTTCCGCTGCTCGACGACACGTCACTCGTGCTCCCGCTCACGGGCCTCCTGCTTGCCGGTGGCCTCGGCCTGCTCGCCGGGTCCTGGACCGGCGCCCCCCGGATGATCAAGGCCCTCAGTCAGGACTACTCCGCGCTCGGCCCGCGCCGCTCCATCGCCGCGCTCATCCCCTCGTTCGCCATCGCGCAGACCGCCGTCTTCTTCGGTATCCCTGTCTCGTTCAACGAGATCATCGTCTCGGCCATCATCGGCTCGGGCTACGCCGCGGGCGGCGCCGGCGTGAGCCGCGAGAAGATGGTGAAGACGGTGCTGGCGTGGGTCGGGTCGCTCGTGCTGGCGTTCACCGTCAGCTACGGGATGTTCGTTCTCGTGGACGCGGTGCTGTGA
- a CDS encoding hemolysin family protein yields the protein MGIRPLSPLLAEAALDSGAFLQTMPGLPAVDDATLTTLGLVSILFLIMLSAFFSSSEIAMFSLAPHRVESLLEDDIPGAEAMAELKSDPHRLLVTILVGNNIVNIAMSSIATGLFALYLSQGAAVAAATFGITALVLLFGESAPKSYAVENTESWALRIARPLQIAEYLLLPLVVLFDYLTRVVNKVTGGRSAIETSYVTRDEIRDIIETGEREGVIEEDERQLLQRVFRFNNTIAKEVMTPRLDMTAISTEGTIEEALETAVQSSHARIPVYEGSLDNIIGVVHVRDLVRDLNYGENESEDLTLESLIEPTLHVPESKNVDELLAEMRQNRMHMVIVIDEFGTTEGLVTMEDLTEEIVGEILEGEEEEPIDFLDEDTALVRGELNIEEVNEALDIELPEGEEFETIAGFIFNRAGRLVEEGEVISYEGVDIRVEEVENTRIMKARITVTDDYGVEDEEAEADEVATD from the coding sequence ATGGGTATACGCCCCCTCAGCCCGCTGCTCGCGGAAGCGGCCCTCGACAGCGGTGCATTCCTCCAGACGATGCCCGGCCTCCCGGCCGTCGACGACGCAACCCTGACCACGCTCGGCCTCGTGAGTATCCTCTTTCTCATCATGCTATCGGCCTTCTTCTCCTCCTCGGAGATCGCCATGTTCTCGCTGGCCCCACACCGCGTGGAGTCGCTGCTCGAGGACGACATCCCTGGCGCGGAGGCGATGGCCGAGCTCAAGTCCGACCCGCATCGCCTGCTCGTGACGATTCTCGTCGGCAACAACATCGTCAACATCGCGATGTCCTCCATCGCGACGGGGCTGTTCGCGCTCTACCTCTCGCAGGGCGCGGCGGTCGCCGCCGCGACCTTCGGCATCACCGCGCTGGTCCTGCTGTTCGGCGAGAGCGCGCCCAAGTCCTACGCGGTCGAGAACACCGAGTCCTGGGCCCTGCGCATCGCCCGGCCCCTCCAGATCGCCGAGTACCTCCTGCTCCCACTGGTCGTCCTGTTCGACTACCTCACCCGCGTCGTCAACAAGGTGACCGGCGGTCGCTCGGCGATCGAGACCTCGTACGTCACGCGCGACGAGATCCGTGACATCATCGAGACCGGCGAGCGCGAGGGCGTCATCGAGGAGGACGAGCGCCAGCTGCTCCAGCGCGTCTTCCGCTTCAACAACACCATCGCGAAGGAGGTGATGACGCCCCGACTCGACATGACGGCCATCTCCACCGAGGGGACCATCGAGGAGGCCCTCGAGACCGCCGTCCAGTCCAGCCACGCCCGCATCCCCGTCTACGAGGGATCGCTGGACAACATCATCGGCGTCGTCCACGTCCGCGACCTCGTCAGGGACCTGAACTACGGCGAGAACGAGTCCGAGGACCTCACCCTGGAGTCGCTCATCGAGCCGACGCTGCACGTCCCCGAGTCGAAGAACGTGGACGAACTCCTCGCCGAGATGCGCCAGAACCGGATGCACATGGTCATTGTCATCGACGAGTTCGGGACCACCGAGGGCCTGGTGACGATGGAGGACCTCACCGAGGAGATCGTCGGCGAGATTCTCGAGGGCGAGGAGGAGGAGCCCATCGACTTCCTCGACGAGGACACCGCCCTCGTGCGGGGTGAACTCAACATCGAGGAGGTCAACGAGGCGCTCGACATCGAACTCCCGGAGGGCGAGGAGTTCGAGACCATCGCGGGCTTCATCTTCAACCGCGCGGGCCGGCTGGTCGAGGAGGGCGAGGTCATCTCCTACGAGGGCGTCGACATCCGCGTCGAGGAGGTCGAGAACACGCGCATCATGAAGGCCCGCATCACCGTCACCGACGACTACGGCGTCGAGGACGAGGAGGCGGAGGCCGACGAAGTGGCGACGGACTGA
- a CDS encoding redoxin domain-containing protein, whose protein sequence is MDLGFEVSELPPADALADGETAPDFTRPLVNDEFWEDVSLSDLTGEGPVVLVFHQMAGDFPPTYIFQRIRDDEWTDWDAEIVGISISSPYELKGFIREWRDFEQFRFFSDPSAQVAEEFGVATDVDGMTGIREPRPAVFVLDEDRTIRYAWAAGENPEFPPYSEVEAAVQDL, encoded by the coding sequence ATGGACCTGGGCTTCGAGGTCTCCGAACTCCCACCGGCGGACGCGCTCGCGGACGGGGAGACGGCGCCCGACTTCACCCGACCGCTCGTCAACGACGAGTTCTGGGAGGACGTCTCGCTGTCGGACCTCACGGGCGAGGGGCCCGTCGTCCTCGTGTTCCACCAGATGGCCGGCGACTTCCCGCCGACCTACATCTTCCAGCGCATCCGCGACGACGAGTGGACCGACTGGGACGCCGAGATCGTCGGCATCTCCATCTCCTCACCGTACGAGCTGAAGGGGTTCATCCGTGAGTGGCGCGACTTCGAGCAGTTCCGGTTCTTCTCCGACCCGTCGGCCCAGGTGGCCGAGGAGTTCGGCGTCGCGACCGACGTGGACGGGATGACCGGCATCCGCGAGCCCCGGCCGGCCGTCTTCGTCCTCGACGAGGACCGCACTATCCGGTACGCGTGGGCCGCCGGCGAGAACCCCGAGTTCCCGCCGTACTCGGAGGTCGAGGCGGCGGTCCAGGACCTGTAG
- a CDS encoding L-threonylcarbamoyladenylate synthase, producing MTGPSVPEEVIEAAADRIRAGGLVAYPTETVYGLGADATDPAAVERVFEAKGRDRSKPLSMAVPDLPAAAPYVRLGERERRFCDRFLPGPVTVVVERTDHVPDELVAGGERVGLRVPDHEVARRLPRSADRPVTATSANLSGQGSARGVDEIDEAVRDRAFVVDGGRTLGGGSTVVDVTAGTIHRRGKRIDAIEAWLAEN from the coding sequence ATGACCGGCCCGTCAGTCCCCGAGGAGGTCATCGAGGCCGCCGCCGATCGCATCCGGGCGGGTGGTCTCGTGGCGTACCCGACCGAGACGGTGTACGGGCTTGGCGCCGACGCCACCGACCCCGCCGCGGTCGAGCGCGTCTTCGAGGCCAAGGGGCGCGACCGGTCGAAGCCGCTCTCGATGGCCGTCCCGGACCTCCCGGCGGCCGCGCCGTACGTCCGGCTCGGTGAGCGCGAGCGGCGGTTCTGCGACCGGTTCCTCCCCGGCCCGGTCACGGTGGTCGTCGAGCGCACCGACCACGTCCCGGACGAACTCGTCGCCGGCGGCGAGCGGGTCGGCCTCCGCGTCCCGGACCACGAGGTCGCGCGGCGGCTGCCCCGGTCCGCGGACCGACCCGTCACGGCCACGAGCGCGAACCTGAGCGGCCAGGGAAGCGCCCGCGGCGTCGACGAGATCGACGAAGCGGTCCGCGACCGGGCGTTCGTCGTCGACGGGGGCCGGACGCTCGGCGGCGGGAGTACCGTCGTCGACGTGACGGCGGGCACCATCCACCGGCGCGGGAAGCGCATCGACGCCATCGAGGCGTGGCTGGCCGAGAACTGA